The DNA segment CGAGGAGCTGAAAAACGGCATGACGGTCCAGCGCGCCATCCACGAAGGCTTCAGCCGTGCCTACACCGCGATCATCGACGCCAACCTGACCAGCCTGTTGGTCGGCGGCATCCTGTTCGCCATGGGTACCGGTCCGGTCAAAGGCTTCGCGGTTACCATGTCCCTCGGGATTTTCACCTCGATGTTCACCGCCGTCATGGTGACCCGCGCAATGGTCAACCTGACCTGCGGCGGGCGTGACATCAAGAAGCTGTGGGTTTGAGGGAATAACCATGAAAACCATCAACTTCATGGGCGTGCGCAATGTCGCGTTCGCCATCACCGTACTGCTTACCGTGCTGGCACTGTTCAGCTGGTGGCAGAAGGGCCTGAACTTCGGTCTGGACTTCACCGGCGGTACGCTCATCGAGCTGACCTACGAGCGTCCGGCAGACCTGAAAACCGTGCGTGCCGAGCTGGTCGAGTCGGGTTTTGGCGATGCCGTGGTGCAGAGCTTTGGCGCGACCACCGACCTGTTGGTGCGTATGCCTGGCGACGACCCGCAACTGGGTAGCAAAGTCGCGGCGGCCTTGCAGAAGGCCGGTGGCGACAACCCGGCAACCCTCAAGCGCGTCGAGTTCGTCGGCCCGCAGGTGGGTGAGGAGCTGCGTGACCAGGGTGGCCTGGGCATGCTCCTGGCGCTGGGCGGGGTGTTGATCTACCTGGCCTTCCGCTTCCAGTGGAAGTTCGCCGTGGGCGCGATCATCTCGCTGATCCACGACGTGGTGGTGACCGTAGGTATCCTGTCGTTCTTCCAGATCACCTTCGACCTGACGGTGCTGGCGGCGGTGCTGGCGATCATCGGTTACTCGCTCAACGACACCATCGTCGTGTTCGACCGGGTACGTGAGAACTTCCGGGTCATGCGCAAGGCTTCGTTGATCGAGAACATCAACGTCTCGACCACCCAGACCCTGCTGCGTACCATCGCCACCTCGGTGTCGACCTTGCTGGCCATCGCGGCGCTGCTGTTCTTCGGCGGCGACAACCTGTTCGGCTTCTCCCTGGCACTGTTCATCGGGGTCATGGCCGGTACCTACTCGTCGATCTACATCGCCAACGTGGTACTGATCTGGCTGAACCTGAACAGCGAAGACCTGATTCCACCGGTCAAGGCAGAGGGTGTGGACGACCGTCCGTAAGGATTTGTCCTACGCCGTTTGGCGCAAAGAGAGCCGCGAGTGTTGAACTCGCGGCTTTTTTTTTACTCCAAGGCTGGGAGAAGCGCGGGTTCGGACCCGCAAGTACGATCAGGAGGTTCACGTGAATAAATCAATGCTAGTGGGTGCGGTGCTGGGTGCTGTCGGTGTCACTGCCGGAGGTGCTGTGGCGACCTACAGCTTGGTGAACAAAGGCCCTGAGGTTGCTCAGGTGACGGACGTGCAGCCGATTAAACAGCAGGTCAAGACCCCGCGCGAAGTGTGCAAGGACGTCACTGTGACCCGTCAGGCGCCGGTCAAGGACCAGCACCAGATTGCCGGCACCGTGGTCGGTGCACTGGCCGGCGGCTTGCTGGGTAACCAGATTGGCGGCGGTACCGGCAAGAAGATCGCCACCGTGGCCGGTGCGGTCGGTGGCGGTTATGCCGGTAACAAGGTGCAGGAGGGCATGCAGGAGCGTGACACCTACACCACCACGCAAACCCGCTGCAATACGGTCAACGACCTCAGCGAGAAGGTGGTTGGCTACAACGTGACCTATTCGATTGGCGACAAGGTCGGCAAGGTGAAGATGGATCACGAGCCGGGCTCGACCATTCCGCTGGATGAGAATGGCAAGCTGGTGCTGAGCCAGGCGCAGCCGGGGCAGTAAGGCTAGTTCTCTGACTGACGCAGTGCATCTTGGACGGCAGTATCGTGGACGCAGTGCATCGTGGGAGCGGGCTTGCCCCGCGATAGCGTCAGGCGGGCTTCCTAGGTTGATGGGCGCATGCTATCGCGTGACAAGCCCGCTCCCACGCATCTCACCAGGGCAATAGCCACAAAAAAGCACCCCGTAGGGTGCTTTTTTTGTGGCTGAAATCCGCCTCAGCGTTTCAGCGAGTGCGGCACGTGCGGCTGGATGGCAGTCAGCACGGCTTTGAAGCACTTGATGTTGCCCGCAACGATATGGCCCTTCTCGAGGAAGTCATGGCCACCGTTGAAGTCGCTCACCAGGCCGCCGGCTTCTTGTACCAGCAGCACGCCGGCAGCCATGTCCCATTCGGACAGGCCCGACTCCCAGTAGGCGTCGAAACGGCCAGCGGCGACATAGGCCAGGTCCAGGCTGGCGGAGCCGGCGCGGCGGATGCCGGCGGTCTGGCCAGTCAGGGCGCGGAACATGCCCAGGTAGTTGTCCAGGTCTTCCATCTGGTTGTCGCGGAACGGATAGCCGGTACCCAGCAGTGCGCCTTCCAGGCTGGTGCGCGAGCTGACGCGCAGGCGGCGACCGTTGACTTGGGCGCCACGGCCACGGCTGGCGGTGAACTCTTCCTGGCGCACTGGGTCGAGGACCACGGCGTGCTCCAGGCGGCCACGGTATTTGCAGGCGATGCTGACCGCAAAGTGAGGAACGCCACGCAGGAAGTTGGTGGTGCCATCCAGCGGATCGATGATCCACAGGTAGTCCTTGCCTTCTTCGCCGGAGCCAGCGTGCAGGCCGGTCTCTTCGCCTTGGATGGAGTGGTTCGGGTAGGCCTTGCGCAAGGCGTTGACGATGCTCTGCTCGGCAGCGCGGTCAACCTCGGAGACGTAGTCCTTGGCTTCCTTTTCGTCGACCTTGATGCTATCCAGGCGTTCGATGGAGCGGAAAATCAGTTCACTGGCGCTGCGAGCAGCGCGCAGGGCGATATTCAGCATAGGCTGCATGGGCGTTTCACCTGGGGATGTTAAAGAAGAAAGCCGCACATTCTAGCAGAAAACTCCTGCGGCAGAAGTGTGACATTTGCTTTCGTGGCGTTACGCTGGTCGGTTCTGTAAGATCAATACCCCCTTCAATCGCATCTATGAGCACACACCTTGCTGCAGAATATTCGTGTTGTTCTGGTCAATACCAGCCACCCCGGCAACATCGGCGGCGCTGCTCGTGCCATGAAAAACATGGGCTTGTCGCGCCTGGTGCTGGTTCAGCCACTGGACTTTCCCGCTGCCG comes from the Pseudomonas urmiensis genome and includes:
- the secF gene encoding protein translocase subunit SecF; translation: MKTINFMGVRNVAFAITVLLTVLALFSWWQKGLNFGLDFTGGTLIELTYERPADLKTVRAELVESGFGDAVVQSFGATTDLLVRMPGDDPQLGSKVAAALQKAGGDNPATLKRVEFVGPQVGEELRDQGGLGMLLALGGVLIYLAFRFQWKFAVGAIISLIHDVVVTVGILSFFQITFDLTVLAAVLAIIGYSLNDTIVVFDRVRENFRVMRKASLIENINVSTTQTLLRTIATSVSTLLAIAALLFFGGDNLFGFSLALFIGVMAGTYSSIYIANVVLIWLNLNSEDLIPPVKAEGVDDRP
- a CDS encoding glycine zipper 2TM domain-containing protein; translation: MNKSMLVGAVLGAVGVTAGGAVATYSLVNKGPEVAQVTDVQPIKQQVKTPREVCKDVTVTRQAPVKDQHQIAGTVVGALAGGLLGNQIGGGTGKKIATVAGAVGGGYAGNKVQEGMQERDTYTTTQTRCNTVNDLSEKVVGYNVTYSIGDKVGKVKMDHEPGSTIPLDENGKLVLSQAQPGQ
- the suhB gene encoding type III secretion system regulator SuhB translates to MQPMLNIALRAARSASELIFRSIERLDSIKVDEKEAKDYVSEVDRAAEQSIVNALRKAYPNHSIQGEETGLHAGSGEEGKDYLWIIDPLDGTTNFLRGVPHFAVSIACKYRGRLEHAVVLDPVRQEEFTASRGRGAQVNGRRLRVSSRTSLEGALLGTGYPFRDNQMEDLDNYLGMFRALTGQTAGIRRAGSASLDLAYVAAGRFDAYWESGLSEWDMAAGVLLVQEAGGLVSDFNGGHDFLEKGHIVAGNIKCFKAVLTAIQPHVPHSLKR